Part of the Tetragenococcus koreensis genome, AACTGACTTGAACTCTTGATAGGCAAACAAAAAATCTTTAGCAGCTAGTCCTTTTTCATAACTATCTTCTAAAGCTTGCCATAAATTAACTACTCGAATCATTTCATCTGTCGTCCACTCTATATCTAATGGATATTGATAATCTTGCATAAATTCACCCGTTTTCTTTTTCTCGTAGTTCTAGTGTACCAATATCTTGCAAAATGAACAACTGTTGAGAAGATAGCATACATATAAAAGCAAAAAATGACTCTCTATGTTAAAAAATAACAGACTAGTCTTAAATATCAATGGCTTTGGAGGGGTATCAAGCCATGTCCCACCAATTTGTAAAATAATGGTGGGACATTAAACGATGTGCCACCAATCGATAAATTATTGGAGGCACATCGAGAAAATTGCCTCCAATAATTATGGATAATAGTGGAATATAGGAATAAAAACAGCTTCTATTACTATAAAGTCTCATCTCAATAAATTTTCACTTAGGAGAATAGCTTGCGAAAAAATAAAAAACGTAATTGTTTTATCCATTAATAAAATTGGTTTGATTGTGAAGACTATTTATTAAGCTATTAAACACTTATCTGAGCTAAATAAATCGAATGCATGTCTGGAATAAAGCTCAGTACATAAACCCTCTTAATTTATACCTATGTACAATCAAATGATGTCAAACTGCTAAACGGATAGTTTAGATGTAATGTCGTTTCTGAAAAGCATTTATCTTGCAACAGCGACTTTGAAAAAATCCTGGTATCCTACAAATTTCAAACACAAAAAACCTATGAATCCAAAGATAGACTCATAGGCTTTTTCGAGTTATTTAGGCATGTATTGGTAAACCAAGAGCTAGCTCTGAAGCATCCATTGTAATTTCACCTAAAGATGGGTGTGGGTGGATAGTTAATGCAATATCTTCAGCGTTCATTCCTGATTCAATTGCAAGTGCTAATTCTGAAACCATATCAGAAGCGCTAACCCCTGCAATTTGAGCACCAACAAGAACATTATCTTCAACAGTCGTTACAAGACGAATAAAACCTTCTGTTTTATTTAAAGATAGTGCTCGTCCATTGCCGGCAAATGGGAATTTATAAGCCTTAGCATCTAATCCTGCTTCTTTAGCTTCATTAATTGTCATACCAACCGTTACTATTTCAGGATCTGTAAAAGCCACAGCAGGCATTGCTTTATAATCGACGGCAACTTTTTTACCAGAAATAGCTTCAGCAGCAATTTTTGCTTCGTAACTTGCTTTATGTGCTAAAGCAGCTCCGGGAACAATATCGCCGATAGCAAAAATGTTTTTAACATTTGTGCGGCCTTGGTTATCAACTGGAAGTAGACCGTGGTCACCAAATTCAACACCAGCTTGTTCTAATCCCATTTCATCTGTATTAGGACGACGTCCCACAGTAACCATTACATAGTCTGCAGTTACTGAGTCTGCTTTACCATCAACTTCATAGTTAACAGTTACGCTGTCGCCATTATCAACAGCTTCTTTTGCCATTGCGCTTGTAACGATGTGAACGCCTCTATCTTTAAAATCTTTTTCAACTAATTTTACAAGATCTTTTTCGTAAGTAGGCAAAATTTGAGGTGTTCCTTCAAGAATGGTAACATCAGCGCCTAGGTTAGCATAAGCACTACCTAATTCTGCACCGATAACACCACCGCCAATGATGACTAGTTTTTCTGGGACTTGTTCTAATGCTAGTCCACCAGTTGAATCAATCACACGGCCACCAAATTTAAATCCTGGAATTTCAATCGGGCGTGAACCAGTAGCAACAATCGCGTTGTTGAAAGAATAAGTTTGTGCTGAATCTGGGTGGATTACCCGTAAACTATTTTCATCAACAAAGAAAGCTTCCCCTTCAATGACTTCCACTTTATTTTTCTTCAATAACCCCTTAACACCAGAAGTCAATTTGTTCACAACTTGAGTTTGCTTCCAGTTTTGGGTTTGAGCGAAATCAAGTGTAGCACTTTCAGTTTTCACACCAAAAACTTCTGAATTTTTCGCTTCTTGTAAATGATGACCAGCTGCAATCAAAGCTTTTGAAGGAATACAGCCTACGTTTAAACAAACACCGCCGATATTTTCTCTTTCAATAATCGCAACTTTTTGACCCATTTGGCTAGCTCGGATGGCAGCTACATAGCCACCAGGTCCTGAGCCAACCACAACTGTATCTAATTCTATGGCAAAATCTCCAACTACCATTTATTTATCATCCTTCCATTAATAATAACTCTGGATCGTTTAACAAACGCTTGATGTTGTTCATCGCTTTTTGAGCAGTTGCACCATCAACAATACGGTGGTCAAAGCTCAATGACAATTTCATCATGCGG contains:
- a CDS encoding UPF0223 family protein; translation: MQDYQYPLDIEWTTDEMIRVVNLWQALEDSYEKGLAAKDFLFAYQEFKSVVKSIGEERQLGREFEKLSGYSLYKTVQQAKKYPDKKLKMGG
- the lpdA gene encoding dihydrolipoyl dehydrogenase, which codes for MVVGDFAIELDTVVVGSGPGGYVAAIRASQMGQKVAIIERENIGGVCLNVGCIPSKALIAAGHHLQEAKNSEVFGVKTESATLDFAQTQNWKQTQVVNKLTSGVKGLLKKNKVEVIEGEAFFVDENSLRVIHPDSAQTYSFNNAIVATGSRPIEIPGFKFGGRVIDSTGGLALEQVPEKLVIIGGGVIGAELGSAYANLGADVTILEGTPQILPTYEKDLVKLVEKDFKDRGVHIVTSAMAKEAVDNGDSVTVNYEVDGKADSVTADYVMVTVGRRPNTDEMGLEQAGVEFGDHGLLPVDNQGRTNVKNIFAIGDIVPGAALAHKASYEAKIAAEAISGKKVAVDYKAMPAVAFTDPEIVTVGMTINEAKEAGLDAKAYKFPFAGNGRALSLNKTEGFIRLVTTVEDNVLVGAQIAGVSASDMVSELALAIESGMNAEDIALTIHPHPSLGEITMDASELALGLPIHA